In the Arachis ipaensis cultivar K30076 chromosome B04, Araip1.1, whole genome shotgun sequence genome, aatatttttacccatctcaattgtaaaagtgctttagcattatctagggtttggctatgcatatatgattccttgatgATATGAATTAaattaactacatgtaagctatatatacaagtgaataaataactagaattgcatgacttatctaggtagttacatttagagtagattgcattgcatgaaattccactactttaaccttaccttactctttatcttggatttagcataaagacatgctattgtttaagtgtggggaggttgataaacccatattttatgatatattttgtgctcaattcaagtgatttatacaatccttcacccacttattcatgtaaattgcatggttttactttcccttccttattatgtgatatatgtgaaaaacatatttcctatgctttaaaaatatttattttaattaccttttattaccattcgatgccatgatttgtgtgttaagtattttcagatctcctaaggtaggaatgatttaaagtatggaaagaaaacatacaaaaatggaaggaaagcacaaaatagagtttttgaagaaactggcagcgacgcgaacgcatggacgacgcggccgcatgcctagcgtgaaaaggcagcgacgcgaacgcgtgactgacgcagacgcgcgccttgagcagaacacaaatgacgcgtacgcgtgaccgaagcgaacgcgtgacaaggaaaactcccagatgacgcgaccgcatgacccacacagacgcgtgacagacgccacgtgcagcaACTGCAGAAAATGCTTACAGCGATTTCTggaaccctttttggcccagatccaagtccagaaagcacagattagaggttataaagtgggggaatgcatccattcataaggaggccttcaattattcacttttcagagtttagatgtagtttttagagagagaggttctctcctctctcttaggttttaggattaggattcctcttaaaggatttaggatttcaactcttcatcaggttcaatattccttttactttatatttctcttttactttcagatactttaatgcttttctttaattacttgtgttgccaatttggcttatgaaccattcatgttaggattttctttatttgatacaaaattgaggtatttcagacttatgatccTTATTTAGCtctttatattcttggctttaattgattaactggaggctcttgagttattaaacttatcgtgattgttgattaattcctctaattgactggaattccactaactctagtctttccttaggagttggctaggacttgggaatctaactaattagtccacttgactttcccttgctttcgtaaaggttaactaagtggggttgaactcaattctcataaggataactaggataggacttccaaattttcataccttgccaagagttttattagatattaatttattaattcctgcaatttattttccttgttcaaacctttcaaaacccaaaaacactgttttccataactaataataagaacacctccctgcagttccttgaaaagacaacctgaggtttaaatacttcggttatcaatttatttaggggtttgttacttgtgacaaccaaaacgtttgtatgaaaggacttttgttggttaaggaactatacttgcaatgaggatttatctgcgaatttctagaccacgcaaaagttctctcatcaagaggttctctcctctctcttaggattaggattaggatttatattaggattaggaattcatcttcttcaatcacaggttcaatgttccttttatttattttatcaatttagtttacgaactctttatgtttagattgattctcttttattaatgcaattgaggtatttcagatttatgatttttatttagctttttagattcttggctttaattgattaattggagactcttgagttatcaaactcatcgtgattgataattgttatttttgctaattgatttgaattccaataactctagtcttttcttaggaattggctaggaccagagaatcaaattaattagtccacttgactctccTTTGTTGAGCAAGGGTTAActaaagtgggattaaaatacaattctcatcacaattgataaggataactaggataggacttctaactTTCatacttgccaagagtttttcttaGTTActgatttattaattcctgcaacttatttccttgttcaaaccttttaaaaaaacccaaaaatatatctttttacataaccaataataaatcatacctccctgcaattccttgagaagacgacccgaggtttgaatacttcggttataaatttaattgggttttgttacttgtgacaaccaaacttttgtacgaaaggattctctgttggtttagaaactatactttcaacgagaacttatttgtggaattctaaaccgtcaaaagtccaatCGTCAGATGGCAACTATAATAACCACGCGGCGTTAACAACCTTTTCGGAATTCCAAAAGGAcaaaaaccaaactcaaaactCTTACCAGCGGTGGAACACGGAGGCAAcagggtctcaagtggcagaagctCAGCCCGGAGCTCTGGCGGTCAGAAACACAGAGGCGCGGCTTCACAGCAACACCTGCGGTGACCTGAATCCTTTTTCAGCGGTGGTGAGACCCCCAACAGTGCCGGCGATGGTTTGACCTCAGGTTGATGGCGTCACAGGGAGCTTCGGCGGCAGCAAATCGGTGGCGACGTGGTGGTGCGACGACGGTGGCTTCACAGACGAGACTAGGCGCGGCGGTTCCAGGCCTTCATCCCCCTTCTCACTCACGTACCCTCTCTCCCCGTGTCTCAGATTCGACGGGTCAACAGAGGTGGAGGCGGAGCGAGCTCCCTCTCGTCTTTGCGATTCTCCTCAGGCATCGGAACAGGTGCTGGATGGCAGAACCGCGACTGGGCAGGGGCGAAAGGCGTGGCTTCGACGGCGGTGCTCCTTGCGTGCGGTAAAGCACGACGGCAATGAAGCCTCATCTCCCTCCTTCGCGTCCCTCTCCTCTCCTGGCGACAGCAACAGTGACGGCACTCCTCGCTGGCACCGCACCATCCCTATTCTCTGATTCCGCTTCCCCGGTTCCCTCTGATTCCTCAACCTCTCTCTCTGTTCTATTTCATGAATGCCACCGGTTTTGGAAGAGGCAATATGATTAGGGTTTCGGCGGCTGAGGGGTAGgggattagggtttcattttttttaaaattagggttagaggcattttagtaattttaaatgAAATGGAgaaaatatagtaattgaaatccaaattaaactctacactaattgtatatagaaaatactatttactcatcaattttacaaattactttcaataaaatgtccaaatcaaataattagaaataatatacttaatttcttcattttccaaaatagtagtattaatatttaaaatattacttatttaatccaaatcatataaaatctttgttatttcacaactaccaactttataattcaaatatagaaaataatccaataattgtataATTGGATAATAAATCCTAATTTATTTCGAATTCAATTAAACAAAACTTGctctaattttctttaataaggaaatttctgaaattaaagctaaaGAAATACTGAATTTAAAATTAGCtcatgatagccctttttcaaaagttctgggtcttacattctacccaccttataaaaattttcgtcctcaaaaattgatacaaaacgaaagaaatttcaCAACAGTTCACTCTTGAACACATTTGAGGGAGAAACAAAAATATCTCAACATATAGACATATATACGGTTTTCGAATTCTTTGATTGTTGTATGCATAAGGatacaaaggtaggagtgtgattgcaaagaaAACGTTGCAAGATAGGCTCCATGCAAAAGATGACATGGTTCAAACATATGTAGTAAAGCAAGGCATTGAAGGCTATAAAATAggatggggttaaaacgacgtgctcaacatccgcacactaatctcgtATCAACCTCAaggcttcaactttccaactccatcaagcactttacaatccctATATCCGATCATAAGCCTAACAACCGCAAGCCCGTTCGCAGgaaacaaaacacccacaactcataatGTTGTACACCTACcacttcaacttccgtatacatGCATCATGTCTTAAAGAACCAACGCATtgcgttactacgtctacagaTCTCACGTGACATCAaaataattctcgagtctactcagaaggatacaagatttagaacggagagacaattgtcaaggacaatactcatagatttgaaagAATGTATCCAGTTCCAGGTAAACAAAGATGCTCAagtaatgaagtttgctagaaataaatcaattgacaacttcaaagataacccttggatcaaataaattcaataggatcaataagaagaaaacctGCGCATTAGTTTGAACAAattcaagctgagtcgaagaagtatgaggtttacagaaaagaatatctcaaacccaagataaggctcacagaactcaagagcacgattaaaatACTTCTGAAAACTTTGTTCATGAAAGAGTCAAAAACTTATGGAAAAACCACTTCGCAGTCTAGAAGAAAAGTTgagcaacaaacattcttcaagaaagtagcaaaagcataaacgtgcCTTTActttaatacaatttcatgttgaagtagattatgtagagttttaaaaacaaaatgcacacaagtttggctaagagctaaaatatttctctcaaatattttagaaaggtaattagatgcacaacttaaccaaaagtaattcataaaaactcggaagtaatcaaatgctGGTTCAAAAATCTCcaaagtccatattcaaacaagcgtgtataaaaatTTTAGCAAGGACAAAAGAGAAAGTTATACTCGGAAAAGAAATTCCGAGGTAACAGTTTGCTTATAAATTGGTAAAGAAaacaagtggtgcgttacaaacggaCATGTTTCCATTAAGCAACGAAGctattcaaaacttcatttaaaatagtgcaTGCCAATTTTTAAATTAACTTTGTCAAAATTGAATAATGGTTTCactctcaatcaagcaacagaaaataaattccgtttagaatttcttacaagagaattcaaaacttctttaaacagAGTTTGAAACAAGACTTCAAAAGtgtacttgaaatcaccatctcagaagggtatacttaaaaaggagtcaagccatacaagaaaggatcttaaatcaaagtagttcagacaagatccactaggcatgagacatcaaacaagctttcaattgatcccaAAAGAATACAAAGTCATAGGAAAGAATTAGTAATTTCTaaaggataaatctttgactaagaaCTTTTGTAGAGACAATAAGAGGATAAACGATGCACtattttgaaatgaattaaacTGACTCATATAAGACTGAGATTCACCAGAGAAGGGAAGCTGAGGTCAATTGTAGTGTTCACAAGAGGTAGAAGAATACTTAAAACAGAATCAAGTATAACATTCATGAAGATGGAAAGCTTAAGGGAGAATTAGCCcactcataagaagaaagctacgagtccaacattttcaaaagaatcaCAATGGCATAAAcaatgtagtatgctaaaccaaACTCAAGCCAAAAATAATTTGGGTAAAGTTTATCAACGAAAGTCAACCGGAATAAAAGCGAAGAATTctttctttccagaattttgaaaaatacccaaatacataatcaaatgaagatgtggaTTGGAGCTATAGTAGAATTACTAGAAAGGCAATTTACAATTAAAGTAAGTGCagttccgtaaaccagtaaaagtacaggcgaggCATCAggaataaatagttgttaaactgcaCAAGTAATTTTCAAAGTTTgatatatagataagtatatatctaatcaacagcaatttttataaaatcccaaaattggctgtgatcactgtcaaaaaaagagaaaaactgaatcaacaatttctctaatAATGGACTCGGAATCAGGAGTTAAAATGCACAGCGCAATaggacaagttcaaagctatattaaagaatacatgaatcaagaagaactcaaacagaggaagatagacgCAACcaggattccaaacaagcatatgcaattaagatcaaacaagaatgcatatgaatagaggaatagagttgaaaaattaaactacttttcaaaaggattagcaaacaagaacttcaagttaggacatgaaagaaaaggtcgactcgaacagaattcaagacacacaactgaatagcctcaaGGAATAGTTTCCAACGTTCTCAAAACTCGCGATTCGCTTTACttaaaactcgtatatcatctatgataacccattagtgctctcatatacataattcactagtattaagctggccaaacttaataccaagaattatgcaatgtgtaagaaccgcaactaatcaaccgattaattaagtaattaattgccCTAATTAGACTtcgaaaagttagagtgagaacttgaggatttaaaggtaatttttggactcagtaggtttttctgagtcagaaaatgtgccttctgcgaaaaaccgtgaaaaGTCGCAAActggcagttgaaccggtttaaccggttcaagtctgcccggtattgcatgaaaaaaagtgaaaaccgtcaagaaccttagaaaaacattagaaataaaaaatcgggcattaattttaaaaatttggcccgaagttgggccaaacagactaaaaaatgctaacgggttagaccggacccaagttgggtccaagtccaacatataaaaGGCTCTGTTAATGAGCCAAACCAGTCACAACACCAATTAAACACAACACACACAGCAGAAAAGAAAggggaagagagaaagaagaaacacTATTCATCTCAatcttccaaagctcatatcttgagctagagagctccgatcgccgcaccgtttgtggctgcgtattccttgtgaagagctctacaaaacctatCCAAGAAATCCTAAAGGTAATGATGAAATCTTTCTAGTTTCTCTCTTGAAAATTTTGGGTACTTAGGGTTTGTGcctaagtgagtttttgtgattcttggtgtttaggtttgctctaatccttgcttagccttggattctTGCTATTAAATCTGTTGGAGAAAGTAAGAGCcattaaacccttgtgaatttGTGTTTAActagaaccctaggttgatttaaggtgatttgtatgtatatagttggattattgtggctttgggagcttttagaacttaattgtgcttttgaagtggaattgaaagcttggattgtggttggaagTTTGTTTGTGCTAATTTGGAGATTTGGTGCACATagggaattggccaaggtatggttttggtttcctctatgtagtatataatattcatggacacataGGCTAGTGACCAATAAGATAGGTTGAACTAAGATGATGATTGGTGTGTTAAATGTTGATGAATTGATGAATGTTGGGTTAATTTGTGATGAATTATAATGATGATATGATGTTGAATGATTGTATGGATTGGAAGTTGGTTCCTTATGATAGTTGTAGTGTTGTGATTTATGAAATGGTAATTTTGATCATAAGTGTTATATAGTTGATGTTGGAATTGAGAGTAATGAAATGAGAAGGAGAATGTGGTCAGGTTGGTGTATTATGATACAACAGGTACATTTTGATGAGAAATAGAGTTTTGGATGGTTTGGTATGATTTGGTATGGGTATGGTAAGATATGGTGGTAATTGTAAAGTTTGGTAAAATTGGGTTTTTAGTGAACTTTGTCCGATCATGACTTTTGCCTCGATTttcgaaattgattgaaatttatttataattaaagatctttgaaaaccctttaaatcgatataaagtttgtgaaaattagaattttgtagaggaagttatgatccggcaaagttggtgttaaaaatctgaaattctgcaaaattacaaaattttctgatttctgatatgtgcgggcgCACACTCTTGTGCGAACGCACACCCTGCGAAAttttgacctgtgcggacgcatacacacctgtgcacacgcacaggcaGGGGAGTGCGctctgtttgcagcgctagcacagcttgtgtgcGCACATATCTAAGGAGGAATGCCAACCTGTGTGgatgcacacgttgggaaggtcagtctgttggggcgctggcacaggtcgTGCGAGAGAACAAACCAATTTGAGTTTTgacacctgtgcatacgcacacccctgtgcgtacgcacactcttaAAAATTTCCTGGACGTGCGCATGCACACACCCCTGTAcggccgcacacgtcctgtttctcaatttttgcttgtttttcaactattctaccttcccaacaaggttgtgagcttctaaaacaccattttaagatttttgggcctagttttgagtattagaacatgggatataacttAAGGGTTCAAGTACTTGATTTTAAGATAAATTAGAAAATGGGggcctaggtttctggtgtactaaTAAGGGGTTTGACGTTAGGTGAAGGATGAAtgatatatgagatgaggaaTGATGGACTGTTGATATTTGGATactgagttatgaatggacagtggCTGAGATGAGTCGGGGACTCGGATTGAAGTGATGGATCTCTGTATACTGAAAATGCttttgaaaaccactgaaataatatttttatatgatattatgagacgctatgcgcctggcagggatggtggttaatcccgcctgtcgaggtagcagtGGTGgcgtaaggatggtggttaatcctgcttacattgagatgtgaggtctgaggcaagagtatcccgctcgcatcccttcggatctatagggCGAGCAGGCGCCGGTACCTTGACAGTGATtcgggcactatatctcgggggttcccatatgagaaatccgaagggcgacgtctccatggagatgtgtcgggttggcagttgaaccgacaatatgatatcacagccaataggacaggcattcatcatatgcattttctatctgtttgtatgctttgtttacttgtaaatggcttgcctaattgaataacatgcttacttgctatCTGAATTAATTGCCTTGTATGCTTcaacttgtgctttacttgcattgtatattacctgtgttttctgctgggattgaggagaTTCGGAAGGccgtggcgatgggatcgcatggaggatcggttggtgGAGGCTCTGGGACAtcggtgtttggttagagtagaaatcTCCTAAGATAGATTACCTGGTTTATTTAAGACAATGTTGGTATATTATGCTTATCTGTTTTAGAATGCTTAAGTTTGAAATcttatgatggatatggagcttaggattgcctttggcgtcccggggtcttatatcctacatcactgagcactgttaccatactgagaacctccggttctcataccatatttctgttgtgtttttcagatgcaggtcgcaacccaccttggtgagttattttggatggtgacagaagcggaggatcttggattcttttggagtctttttggtttactttgtttatacatctctccttttgtattttgttttgcctagaggcatgtatttgaaagaacaaaacttgtataagctatttttcactgtatggttctgtatacctgtatatggctagccggcttaaactccacgagtCGTGACTAGTTCCCTATGATATTATGtacttatcttttgttatatctTGTCTGTTTCTTGTGCTTTAAGCTAGAatcttcgttagtacgttttgtgCTTTGAAattctgtttttgagctatatccttcatcaggcttctagattatactattctttctatatatatctaTTATGTAAGAGTTTAAAATTGtggtaatctctgattaacctttgctttacgacgcgtagtaaggcttaggctaattagggtgttacatttagtggtatcagagcagttcgttctcgtgagcctgagggatggaccaattgtgcttcattgcatactctgtgtgtcttttctttgatgctattaggttatctgtttgatattgcatagcatgcttgtttgtgagtgcctgtttgggataattgaagcactagacttttgatattgagactgatcaccttgatatcgattgtttggtgtagacggGAACCCTACATGGCTACTCGCGGGCAAGGTCGAACACATACGCGAGAAAGTAGGAATGAGTAACCAGCTGACAATCACGCCGAATTCATGGCGGCAATGGCGAATCTCGCTAACAACATGGAAGCTAATGCTGTTGCGACTCTGCAGGCTGTGCAGAGATTGGGCCAACCGACTGGGAATGGCAACGAAAATAGGAATGGCGAGGGGAATGCCAATGATAATGCTGAGGGTAACGACAATAACACGGGAGGAGTTCCGATGACCTTGGCGACGTTCCTCAAGGTTCATCCACCCACTTTTCGAGGATCCACAAATCCTACTGAAGCGGACCACTAGTTCCAGGCAATTGAGCGTGCTTTACAGGTGCAGCATGTTCCCCTCAATCAATATGTCGAGTTTGCCGCTTATCAGCTAGCGGGAGAAGCCCAGCCCTGGTGGCAAGCTGAGTGTCGTTTGCTACAGCTTCAAAATGCTGACATTCCATGAGAGGTGTTCCAAACGGCTTTCTATAAGAAATACttccctgagtctgcaagggaagcaaaAGAGATGGAGctaatgcagctgaagcaaggttccatgTCTGTGGCAGAGTACACCAACAAGTTCGAAGAGCTTTGTAGGTCTTCTCGAGTGTGTCAGGGTGACCCGGAGACTTACGAGAGTTGGAGATGCGTTAAGTACCAGAGGGGTTTGAAGGACAACattatgactgctgtggctcctatggagatcCGTGTCTTTTCCGACTTGGTGAATAAGGCTAGAGTAGTGGAGGAGTATGCCAAGACCGTGGCGGCATCTAAGGACACTCATGGAGGGAGCTCTAGTCAGGGGGCGTGGCAagtattttcatccgagaggacaaAGCTTCTAGAGAGGAGGATATGTGCCTCAAGGCCAAGGGGGCTTCAGAAAGAACAATCAGAATCAGTTTCAGTATGCTAAGGGAagaggaaatcagagtaagaGTTCTCCGAATTTAGCTTGTAATCATTGTGGACGTTTTCACCCTTATGACTCATGCAAGATTGGTTTAGGTGGTTGCTTCAAGTGTGGGTTGCCTGGCCACATTGCGAGGGATTGCCCTCATGGGAGGAATCAGAATGCGGGCCAGAGTCAGCATCAAGGTCGAGTCTTTGCTGTGAATGCCAAGGATGCTTCCAAGGCAGATCCACTTATGAGAGGTATATGTCTAATTGCTGATAAATCCTTAGttgcattatatgatactggagcttcgcaTTCATTTATTTCATTTGCTAAAGTTGAGAAATTAGGATTGAAAGTGTCAAAGTTACCTTTTGATCTGCATGTGCATACTCCGCATCAAAcagttatgactaggtcaggttgtaaataagtaggtttcaagcttgaAGGTAGAGACTTTGTGCACGATTTGATCAATTTACCGATGGTGGGACtggagatgattttggggtttgattggttgtcgaagaatcgggttttgttggattgctttgaacGGACTATTCGGTTTATGCCGGAAGGAGAAAATGGAGCAGTGGTAGCTACGGGGTACtacctgaactctgtaatggtgcaTTATAGTGGAGAGGAGTGTCAGGATTATATTCTGTTGGCTGCTAATGCGTTGGGTGATGCCCAGAACTTGGATCAGATACCGGTAGTTAGAGATTTTCCTGAGGTATTCCCAGAGGATATCCCTGAGTTCCCACCTCAAAGGGAAATTGAGTTTACGATTGA is a window encoding:
- the LOC110271450 gene encoding uncharacterized protein LOC110271450, producing MAAMANLANNMEANAVATLQAVQRLGQPTGNGNENRNGEGNANDNAEGNDNNTGGVPMTLATFLKVFQTAFYKKYFPESAREAKEMELMQLKQGSMSVAEYTNKFEELCRSSRVCQGDPETYESWRCVKYQRGLKDNIMTAVAPMEIRVFSDLVNKARVVEEYAKTVAASKDTHGGSSSQGAWQVFSSERTKLLERRICASRPRGLQKEQSESVSIGLGGCFKCGLPGHIARDCPHGRNQNAGQSQHQGRVFAVNAKDASKADPLMRGICLIADKSLVALYDTGASHSFISFAKVEKLGLKVSKLPFDLHVHTPHQTVMTRSGCK